One stretch of Erythrolamprus reginae isolate rEryReg1 chromosome 7, rEryReg1.hap1, whole genome shotgun sequence DNA includes these proteins:
- the LOC139169913 gene encoding tigger transposable element-derived protein 1-like, which yields MAPKRCTWSGGGDAKKSRKMLTIKEKIELLDILKAGRSNVDVGRHYGINESTVQYIRKDEKKIRQTSQIMFNKAAKRMVTPRNKRLMKMEAALSMWVQDCRKKSIALDTNTIRTKAQQLYNRLADTEGGDADEGNPDEGAGDSEDPQPSTSSASSAPATFTVSKGWFEKFQRRYGLKSVSLHGEAASADTGAAKNFVQRTFKDLIAEGGYLPEQVFNMDETGLFWKRMPSRTFLMQDEAKAPGFKAMKDRVTLIMFGNAAGFLMKPGLIYKSRNPRALKNRNKNALPVYWMHNPKAWITKPLTRDWFHQCFIPQVQVYLAAKGLNFKVLLLMDNAGGHDDLAHEHDGVQVEFLPPNTTSLIQPMDQGVIRAFKALYTRNSLGSIVEAMDADENFTLKAYWRQYTIASCLKNIQNVLMDMKSQTMNACWRKLWPEVVHDYKGFAPEEIQDAAVQNSVKLAQALGGEGFIDMTPEEVNGLLDEHGLPLTKIWRS from the exons atggctcctaaacgttgcacgtggagtggaggcggcgacgctaaaaagagcaggaagatgctgacaattaaggagaaaattgaacttttggacatactgaaagcgggacgttctaatgtagatgttggtcggcattatgggatcaacgaatcgactgtgcaatacattcggaaagacgaaaagaagataaggcaaacttctcagataatgttcaacaaggctgcaaaaagaatggtgacgcctagaaacaaacgccttatgaagatggaagctgctttgtccatgtgggtacaagactgccgcaaaaagagcattgctttggatacgaacactatacgaaccaaggcgcagcaactgtacaaccgtcttgcagacacagaaggaggcgatgcagatgagggaaacccag atgaaggtgctggtgactctgaagacccccagccatcaacatcttctgcttcttcagccccagccacattcacagtaagcaaagggtggtttgagaaatttcaacggcgctatggcctgaagagtgtgtcattgcatggagaagctgcctcagcagatacaggtgcagccaaaAACttcgtccagcgcacgtttaaagacctaattgcagaagggggctaccttccagaacaggtgttcaacatggatgaaacaggcctgttctggaagaggatgccttcacggactttcttgatgcaagatgaagccaaagcccctggctttaaggccatgaaagatagagtgactttgatcatgtttgggaatgcagcaggctttttgatgaagccagggctaatttataagtcacgaaatccaagagccctcaagaacagaaataagaatgcattgccagtgtactggatgcataatcctaaagcatggattacaaaacccctcacgcgggactggtttcatcagtgcttcatcccacaggtgcaggtttatttggctgccaaaggactcaatttcaaagtgcttctcctaatggacaatgctggaggccatgatgacctggcacatgaacatgatggggtgcaagttgaattcttgccaccaaacaccacatcgcttatccagccgatggatcaaggtgttatccgcgcatttaaggcactgtacacgcgcaattctcttggaagcatcgtggaagcaatggatgctgatgaaaacttcacattgaaggcctactggcgtcagtacacaattgcatcttgtctgaagaacattcagaatgtcttaatggatatgaagtcacagacaatgaatgcctgctggaggaaattgtggccagaagtggtgcatgattacaagggatttgctcccgaagaaattcaagatgctgcagtccagaactctgtgaagctggcacaggcactgggtggagaaggcttcattgacatgacaccagaggaagtcaatggtttgcttgatgagcatggcctaccgctgacaaagatctggaggagctga